The following proteins come from a genomic window of Mycobacterium sp. DL:
- a CDS encoding arabinosyltransferase domain-containing protein, whose protein sequence is MLLCALAPLLPVTQMTATIQWPQAVDSDGNIESVTAPLVSGAPKSLDVVIPCRTVATLPADGGLVFSTIPPGGIEAGRNGLFIRAFEDSVTVAFRDSVAAVAPRDAVESGACSDIRVWADVGAVGADFVGIPGATGTLGAENRPQVAGMFSELEVPADSGVSATVDVDTRFITTPTTLKLAVMVLGVLCVVASFVALMLLDRVSGRRAPPTRRRAGVSTWLTDTGVIAVLLVWHLVGPQSSDDGYNLTIARISGEAGYTANYYRFFGASEAPFDWYQSVLTHLASISTAGIWMRLPATAAAIGTWLILSRCVLPRLGRRLAINRVAVWTAAAVFLAAWLPFNNSLRPEPLIAFGVVAVWMLVELAIGKRTLWPVALAIVVAVFCVTLAPQGMVALAPLLVGARAITRIVSDRRATDGLAAQLAPLAAAASLVFVVVFRDQTLATVAESARIKYVVGPTIPWYQEFLRYYFVMVEDSVDASLTRRFAVLVLLLCVFGLLVVLLRRGTLPGVMNGPVWRLTGATAIGLVLLMLTPTKWSAQFGVFAGLAGALGALTAFAFARVGLHSRRNLALYAAALLFVLAWANAGINGWFYVGNYGVPWFDRQPVLLGQPVTSMFLVLAIACGLLAGWLHFRMDYAGHTEVADTGRNRAVASTPLLIVAAIMVVLSVGSMLKATAGRYPVYTTGAANVSALAAFLPGSSPSCAMADAVLVEEDPNAGMLQPVPGQSFGEYGPLGGEDPVGFTPNGVSDTLEPAEPVAANPGLVNSDGAVDKPNIGIGYAAGTGGGYGPEGVNGSRVFLPFGLDPDSTPVMGSFDENTVAAEATSAWYQLPPPTPERPLVTIAAAGAIWYYEEDGEFSYGQSLKLQWGVHRPDGSYEALSEVQPIDIFPQKAWRNLRFPMTSAPPEANVARIVADDPNLSDDQWFAFTPPRVPVLQTAQEFLGTETPVLMDIATAANFPCQRPFSEHLGVAELPDYRVLPNFEQMVSSSNQWQSADDGGPFLFIQALLRTEAIPTYLSGDWYRDWGAIERYIRVVPSERAPQAAIEEGSTRVFGWSRGGPIRALP, encoded by the coding sequence ATGCTGCTGTGCGCGCTGGCACCGTTGCTGCCGGTCACCCAGATGACCGCGACGATCCAGTGGCCGCAGGCCGTCGACAGCGACGGCAACATCGAGAGCGTCACCGCACCGCTGGTCTCCGGTGCCCCCAAGTCGCTCGACGTCGTGATCCCGTGCCGGACGGTGGCCACCCTCCCCGCCGACGGCGGTCTGGTGTTCTCCACGATCCCGCCCGGCGGCATCGAAGCGGGGCGCAACGGCCTGTTCATCCGCGCCTTCGAGGACAGCGTCACCGTCGCGTTCCGGGACTCGGTGGCCGCGGTGGCGCCCCGCGACGCCGTGGAGTCCGGGGCATGCAGCGACATCCGGGTGTGGGCCGATGTCGGCGCGGTCGGCGCCGACTTCGTCGGCATCCCCGGCGCCACCGGCACGCTCGGAGCCGAGAACCGGCCCCAGGTGGCGGGCATGTTCTCCGAACTGGAGGTGCCTGCAGATAGCGGCGTGTCGGCCACCGTGGACGTCGACACCCGTTTCATCACGACTCCGACCACGCTCAAGCTCGCCGTGATGGTGCTCGGGGTGCTCTGTGTGGTGGCCTCGTTCGTCGCACTGATGCTGCTGGACCGGGTGTCGGGCAGGCGGGCCCCGCCGACCCGCCGGCGTGCCGGGGTGTCGACGTGGCTCACCGACACCGGCGTGATCGCTGTGCTGCTGGTGTGGCACCTGGTCGGGCCGCAGTCCTCCGACGACGGCTACAACCTGACCATCGCGCGGATTTCCGGCGAGGCCGGCTACACCGCCAACTACTACCGGTTCTTCGGCGCCTCCGAAGCGCCCTTCGACTGGTACCAGAGCGTGTTGACGCACCTGGCGTCGATCAGCACCGCCGGAATCTGGATGCGACTGCCGGCCACCGCGGCCGCCATCGGCACCTGGCTGATCCTCAGCCGCTGCGTGCTGCCGCGCCTAGGCCGGCGACTGGCGATCAACCGGGTCGCGGTGTGGACCGCCGCCGCGGTGTTCCTCGCGGCGTGGCTGCCGTTCAACAACAGCCTGCGCCCCGAACCGCTGATCGCGTTCGGCGTGGTCGCCGTATGGATGCTGGTGGAACTGGCGATCGGGAAGCGGACGCTGTGGCCGGTCGCGCTGGCGATCGTCGTGGCGGTGTTCTGCGTGACGCTCGCTCCGCAGGGCATGGTCGCGCTGGCGCCGCTGCTGGTCGGCGCCCGCGCCATCACCCGCATCGTCAGCGATCGCCGCGCCACAGACGGACTCGCCGCCCAACTCGCGCCTCTGGCCGCCGCGGCGTCTCTCGTCTTCGTCGTCGTCTTCCGCGACCAGACCCTGGCCACCGTCGCCGAGTCGGCCCGCATCAAGTACGTCGTCGGCCCGACGATCCCGTGGTACCAGGAGTTCCTGCGCTACTACTTCGTGATGGTCGAGGACAGCGTCGACGCGTCGCTGACCCGGCGCTTCGCCGTTCTGGTGCTGCTGCTGTGCGTGTTCGGTCTGCTCGTGGTGCTGCTGCGCCGGGGCACGTTGCCGGGTGTGATGAACGGGCCCGTGTGGCGGCTGACGGGAGCGACGGCGATCGGCCTGGTTCTGCTGATGCTCACCCCCACCAAGTGGTCGGCGCAGTTCGGGGTGTTCGCCGGTCTGGCCGGCGCGCTGGGCGCGCTGACCGCGTTCGCCTTCGCCCGCGTCGGCCTGCACAGTCGCCGGAACCTCGCCCTGTACGCGGCCGCCCTGCTGTTCGTCCTGGCGTGGGCGAACGCGGGCATCAACGGCTGGTTCTACGTCGGCAACTACGGGGTGCCGTGGTTCGACCGGCAACCCGTTCTCCTCGGCCAGCCCGTCACGTCGATGTTCCTGGTGCTGGCGATCGCGTGCGGACTACTCGCCGGATGGCTGCACTTCCGGATGGACTACGCCGGGCACACCGAGGTCGCCGACACCGGGCGCAACCGGGCCGTCGCGTCGACCCCGCTGCTGATCGTGGCCGCCATCATGGTGGTGCTCTCGGTCGGGTCGATGCTCAAGGCCACCGCAGGCCGCTACCCCGTCTACACCACGGGCGCGGCCAACGTCTCGGCGCTGGCCGCATTCCTGCCCGGATCGTCGCCGAGCTGCGCGATGGCCGACGCGGTCCTGGTCGAAGAGGACCCCAATGCCGGGATGCTGCAACCGGTTCCGGGCCAGAGTTTCGGGGAGTACGGACCGCTGGGCGGCGAGGATCCCGTGGGCTTCACGCCCAACGGTGTCAGCGACACCCTCGAGCCCGCCGAACCCGTGGCGGCCAACCCCGGCCTGGTGAACTCCGACGGGGCCGTCGACAAGCCGAACATCGGCATCGGTTACGCGGCGGGCACCGGCGGTGGTTACGGCCCCGAAGGTGTCAATGGCTCGCGGGTCTTCCTGCCGTTCGGACTGGATCCGGACAGCACCCCGGTGATGGGCAGTTTCGACGAGAACACCGTGGCCGCCGAGGCCACCTCGGCGTGGTACCAGTTGCCGCCCCCCACCCCGGAGCGGCCGCTGGTGACGATCGCCGCCGCGGGCGCGATCTGGTACTACGAAGAGGACGGCGAGTTCAGCTACGGCCAGTCGCTGAAGCTGCAGTGGGGTGTGCACCGGCCCGACGGGTCGTACGAGGCGCTCAGCGAGGTGCAGCCGATCGACATCTTCCCGCAGAAGGCCTGGCGCAATCTGCGGTTCCCGATGACCTCAGCACCGCCGGAGGCGAACGTGGCCCGCATCGTGGCCGACGACCCGAACCTGTCCGACGATCAGTGGTTTGCGTTCACCCCACCCCGGGTGCCGGTGCTGCAGACCGCACAGGAGTTCCTCGGCACCGAGACGCCCGTGCTGATGGACATCGCCACCGCGGCGAACTTCCCGTGCCAGCGGCCGTTCTCCGAGCACCTCGGGGTCGCCGAACTGCCGGACTACCGGGTTCTGCCCAACTTCGAGCAGATGGTGTCCTCGTCGAACCAGTGGCAGTCCGCCGACGACGGCGGCCCGTTCCTGTTCATCCAGGCGCTGCTGCGCACCGAGGCGATCCCGACGTACCTCAGCGGCGACTGGTACCGCGACTGGGGAGCGATCGAGCGCTACATCCGGGTGGTACCGAGTGAGAGGGCGCCGCAGGCCGCCATCGAGGAAGGGTCGACGCGAGTGTTCGGCTGGAGTCGCGGCGGACCGATCAGGGCGCTGCCGTGA